One genomic segment of Brassica napus cultivar Da-Ae chromosome A3, Da-Ae, whole genome shotgun sequence includes these proteins:
- the LOC106434628 gene encoding mediator of RNA polymerase II transcription subunit 17 — protein sequence MDSDMEISLDRLPIKRLESIEENGAERFPSDVGYDDKRVSLIRRIDFAWALEEEDELKNNKKKKKTSKEGPEQWQWKGMVENLQLAHQELSVIIDLINTVEANDAVTVAGMTRPKPMPNEILSDLAVSTATKLQSYRHLGKFFKQSAKSLEQKVNREARFYGALIRLQRNWKVKRQRVLASNASNEGFTIDLSDSSIYDPASGFRPSTLSTIRVEHDSAGMLAINLPQDSWYSLRFGFVGLNSIDNPNESDEHVDSTTGQDSISEKQSVSDDESVKETHSLLREVHKSIFAEQLFDMLNREAFSEGVGFSISGIRENFMEMNIGQGASLFVSLYPSGKNASIKKSESANMLIESSAEGDYRVNKLGFPSRASFEIYLQQIFHEHAFGKAKDQPKSKSNRASNQTAKDNNSGLLDHFCLSLAHRIFSARVLVQLESVVCKVPYLHLISHPTWNSRTSSWTVLMTVPPSIIPQGSSESQSPDGKRNLKTQFRTKVVVKDDCISIEAECTPNVVGLLKSNSCNLFSMNKYECDLADLPVIILQQVASQIVCWLLEEARTVGTKASRDFLSLSLEIVEGERVSLVGQVNPEDAKGCISWWLVMENGCTEERKGVSESRKSLGHLSLDVLYSVLMDLINLCGSGRNALLD from the exons ATGGACAGCGACATGGAGATCTCTCTCGACAGGCTTCCGATAAAGCGACTAGAATCCATCGAGGAGAACGGCGCGGAGCGTTTTCCTTCCGACGTTGGCTACGACGACAAGCGAGTCTCGTTGATTCGGAGAATAGACTTCGCGTGGGCGttggaggaagaagacgagCTGAAGaacaataagaagaagaagaagacgtccAAAGAGGGGCCGGAGCAGTGGCAATGGAAGGGTATGGTGGAGAATTTGCAGTTGGCTCATCAGGAGCTCTCTGTCATCATAGACCTTATCAATACC GTGGAAGCGAATGATGCAGTGACAGTGGCTGGGATGACTAGACCTAAGCCTATGCCTAATGAGATTCTCTCGGATCTTGCTGTGTCTACTGCTACCAAGTTGCAGAGCTACAGG CATTTAGGAAAATTCTTCAAGCAATCAGCAAAATCTTTAGAGCAGAAAGTTAACCGAGAAGCGAGGTTTTATGGTGCTCTTATCAG GTTGCAGCGGAACTGGAAAGTCAAGCGACAGCGTGTACTTGCTTCAAACGCCAGCAACGAGGGTTTCACTATTGACCTTTCCGACAGTTCAATATATGATCCCGCTTCTGGTTTTCGCCCATCTACACTCTCCACTATCCGTGTAGAACATGATTCAGCTGGTATGCTGGCCATTAATCTACCCCAAGATTCATGGTACTCCCTCCGGTTTGGATTTGTTGGCCTAAACTCGATTGATAACCCAAACGAGTCTGACGAGCACGTTGACTCCACCACGGGCCAGGATTCAATATCAGAGAAGCAGTCTGTAAGTGACGACGAATCTGTTAAAGAAACTCATTCGCTACTGAGGGAGGTGCATAAATCTATTTTTGCTGAGCAG TTGTTTGACATGCTAAACCGCGAAGCATTCAGTGAAGGTGTGGGGTTCAGCATCAGTGGAATACGAGAAAACTTCATGGAGATGAACATTGGCCAAGGAGCTTCTTTGTTTGTATCTCTCTACCCATCGGGCAAAAACGCCAGCATCAAGAAGTCGGAATCTGCAAACATGCTCATTGAATCATCAGCGGAAGGAGACTATCGTGTGAACAAGCTTGGGTTCCCTAGTCGTGCCAGCTTTGAAATATACTTGCAACAGATTTTCCACGAGCATGCCTTTGGCAAAGCTAAAGATCAGCCAAAGTCAAAAAGCAACCGAGCATCAAATCAAACCGCAAAGGACAACAACTCTGGGCTTCTTGATCATTTCTGCTTATCTTTGGCTCATAGAATCTTCTCAGCTAGAGTTCTTGTGCAACTAGAAAGCGTG GTCTGCAAGGTCCCGTATCTTCATTTGATATCTCATCCTACATGGAATTCTCGGACATCTTCATGGACTGTACTCATGACTGTTCCTCCATCAATCATCCCTCAAGGAAGTTCTGAGAGCCAGTCTCCGGATGGTAAGAGGAATCTTAAGACGCAGTTCCGGACGAAAGTGGTGGTGAAGGATGATTGTATCAGTATCGAAGCGGAATGCACTCCCAATGTGGTGGGCTTACTGAAAAGCAATTCCTGCAATTTATTCTCCATGAACAAGTACGAATGCGACTTGGCCGACCTTCCCGTGATAATTCTCCAACAG GTGGCGAGTCAGATAGTGTGTTGGTTACTGGAGGAAGCAAGGACGGTAGGGACAAAAGCGAGCAGGGATTTTCTGTCTTTGTCGCTAGAGATAGTGGAAGGGGAGAGAGTGAGCCTTGTGGGACAAGTAAACCCAGAAGACGCAAAGGGATGCATTTCATGGTGGCTTGTGATGGAGAATGGGTGCACCGAGGAGAGGAAAGGGGTGTCGGAGAGTAGGAAGTCGTTGGGGCATTTGTCTCTGGATGTGTTGTACTCTGTTCTCATGGATTTGATCAACTTGTGTGGCAGTGGTCGGAATGCTTTATTAGACTGA
- the BNAA03G07980D gene encoding uncharacterized protein BNAA03G07980D, with protein MKVRSSVKKLCEFCKTVKRRRRVYVICSSNPKHKQRQGFSSIAHDGIIPPPSFSESVANQEVVRMPGQGVSVGLASLLHKRPEPAAVFGWRGGLASILFKQGN; from the exons ATGAAGGTGAGATCATCTGTGAAGAAGTTGTGCGAGTTTTGTAAGACAGTGAAGCGCCGTCGACGTGTGTACGTTATATGTTCATCCAATCCTAAGCACAAGCAAAGGCAGGGATTCTCCTCCATTGCTCATGATGGAATCATTCCTCCTCCCTC GTTTTCTGAGTCGGTTGCTAATCAGGAGGTGGTGAGGATGCCTGGTCAGGGCGTATCAGTCGGTCTCGCATCGCTTTTACACAAGAGGCCTGAGCCAGCAGCAGTTTTCGGATGGAGGGGAGGTCTTGCATCTATTCTCTTCAAGCAAGGGAATTAG
- the LOC106443209 gene encoding protein kish, translating into MSALFNFHSFLTVVLLVICTCTYLKMQFPAILEQKTGFRGFFWKAARIGERLSPWMSVGCFMMGVSIIFF; encoded by the exons ATG TCAGCTTTGTTCAATTTCCATTCATTTTTGACGGTGGTGCTGCTTGTGATCTGCACTTGCACTTATCTCAAGATGCAGTTCCCTGCCATTTTGGAGCAGAAGACTGG GTTTCGAGGATTCTTTTGGAAGGCTGCTAGAATAG GTGAGCGTTTGAGCCCTTGGATGTCCGTGGGGTGCTTCATGATGGGTGTCTCCATCATTTTCTTTTGA